In one window of Acidovorax sp. HDW3 DNA:
- a CDS encoding glutathione S-transferase family protein, whose protein sequence is MLTLHHLETSRSQRIAWLLEELGLPYEIRRYARDPRTRLAPPELKKIHPLGKSPVLTDGAAVIAESGAIIEYLAECYGPQAPAELAALEPERGTPAHRQCRFWMHYAEGSLMNWLLMKLVFESIAQQKMPFFARPIVRQLCATVQRQLIAPNIQSALAFIDAHLAQHTWFAGEQLSMADFQMSFVVEALLARGSDAAAWPALRAYHARMCARPAYQRALAKGGPVIMSA, encoded by the coding sequence ATGCTGACCTTGCACCACCTGGAAACCTCGCGCTCGCAGCGCATCGCCTGGCTGCTCGAAGAATTGGGCCTGCCGTATGAAATCCGCCGCTACGCGCGCGACCCGCGCACCCGCCTGGCGCCGCCGGAGCTGAAAAAAATCCACCCCCTGGGCAAGTCGCCGGTACTGACCGACGGCGCTGCCGTCATCGCCGAGTCCGGGGCCATCATCGAATACCTGGCGGAATGCTACGGCCCCCAGGCGCCGGCAGAGCTGGCCGCCCTGGAGCCAGAACGCGGCACGCCCGCGCACCGGCAGTGCCGCTTCTGGATGCACTACGCCGAGGGCTCGCTGATGAACTGGCTGCTGATGAAGCTGGTGTTTGAGAGCATTGCGCAGCAAAAAATGCCGTTTTTTGCCCGCCCCATCGTGCGCCAGCTGTGCGCCACGGTGCAGCGCCAGCTGATCGCCCCCAACATCCAATCAGCCCTGGCCTTTATCGACGCGCACCTGGCTCAGCACACGTGGTTTGCCGGCGAGCAGCTGAGCATGGCGGATTTTCAAATGAGCTTTGTCGTCGAAGCCCTGTTGGCACGCGGCAGCGACGCCGCCGCCTGGCCCGCCCTGCGGGCCTACCACGCCCGCATGTGCGCCCGCCCCGCCTACCAACGGGCTTTGGCCAAAGGGGGGCCGGTCATCATGTCGGCGTGA
- a CDS encoding alpha-2-macroglobulin, translated as MRMTFARGALGLLALWMGGAAQGLTLQQFSPQGEVAQIRQVVAQFDAPAVRLGDPLAPAPFAIRCDDAQASQGQGRWNSEREWVFQFAADLPPGTRCTAQPTTSFKSPSGALWERASSYKFNSGGPFVKQLLPSMYESIDEEQYFILQLNGPASSASVQSNVWCQLDGVGERVPVRLIEGKERAALLQEQGLAARADKAPLQYATLACQRRLTAGTRMALVFGAGVATPSGVLNRVEKRFAYHVRAPFTAEFSCERENAQAACLPIRPLRLTFSAPVARKLAQGVRLKSAQETLSPQLPSDEAADALVTALEFPAPLPAQTRFELQLPAGMKDAAGRSLANAASFPLPVATGALPPLAKFAAAPFGIVERFAEGAPAENPPALLPVTLRKVEADLPLQALALQTLQPQSDADIIAWQRKLVRYNNAQIERSQARKDSKTPLPAVLHDEDKDWVQTRMVALLAGQGGVKKLQLPRPDKADPRPFEVVGIPLPVGFSVVEIASPLLGQSLLDARHGAQRTMYVRSSALVTNLAVHFKLGRENSAAWVTTLDKGQPVAGAQVQVSDCQGKLLLKAQTDAQGLARLDGLSPEPPHCQGVDGDDGWRSAYFISARAENEGAPDMAFTWSDWQRGIEPWRFHVPTSNSRQPDQVAHTIFDRTLLRAGETVSMKHLLRTQTGQGLGLPQGNPETLLITHIGSGQEYRQPLAWRATPTGGRSAQSQWQIPPAAKLGQYQVALQRGDETLESGSFRVEEFRLPVLQGRISAATQGPLVRPRSLPVAVQVGYVAGGGAAQLPVRVSALIRHKTLDFSDFDAFSFQPPRQRHERATRSDDEEGSASADSRVVADKLPLTLDKNGGGQVTIEALAPAPAARELLLEASYADPNGEVQTLRNTQTLWPAAVVAGIKTEGWAANGARVRFQALALGLDGKPQAGVPLAVQAIARSTTSTRKRMVGGFYSYDNQEQTKDLGTICTGQSDSRGLLLCEAKMDEAGEVELVATARDKDGNEAQAAASVWVTRRGELWFGGEDHDRIDLLPEKKSYQPGEVARFQVRMPFRYATALVSVEREGILSQQVVQLNGKDPTVQLKVEEGWGPNVYVSVLALRGRLREVPWYSFFTWGYKAPREWWTAFWYEGKEYVAPTALVDLAKPAYRLGLAEIRVGTQAHQLQVQVQTDKESYSVRGRAQVTIRAKLPNGQPAANAEVALAAVDQALLELMPNTSWDVLDAMLVRRSWGVETSTAQMEIIGRRHYGKKAVPAGGGGGRAPTRELLDTLLLWQPAIRLDAQGQAQVTVPLNDALTGFEIVAVADAGTGLFGTGRTHIRATQDLQIISGLPPLVREGDQFRAQITLRNTTKAAMQVQVTPRASLLELAAQSVDIPAGEARELAWDVTAPQQLGQTRAQALLWEVAARDSRSGAQDALKISQRIIPAVPLAVQQATLVQLDAPLSLAVAPPAGALPGRGGLQLALQPTLAEGLPGVRDWWANYPFACLEQKTSKAIGLRDPQLWQQVAAQLPTYLDGDGLAHYFPPRDGQANRGSDTLTAYLLAATHEAAQLNPAFALPDAARAAMENGLIAFVEGRIERNFWSPRKDLELRKLAAIEALSRSGRAQARMLSSITIAPNQWPTHAVIDWLNILRRMPQLPQQAQRLAEAESILHARLSYQGSKLVFSTESDDQWWWLMQSGDANSARLLLAVLDQPGWKDEIGRIASGFIARQQGGAWQTTTANFWGALALERLSAALEATPVTGQTRASLGSAQASVDWAKVRRVPANDASGTPHQGKTFGAPAAPGMWQGNTLFLPWDAAAGKEAGKEARLEVSQQGSGKPWLTLQSLAAVPRTAPVNAGYSLRKTITPVEQGDKNLPPGQYQRGDVLRVTLELDASADMTWVAITDPIPAGATILGSGLGRDSEIATQGEKVGGAGWPAFEERSFESYRSYYEYLPKGKTTLQYTLRLNNAGDFQLPPTRAEALYAPEMFGELPNARVRVVQGTP; from the coding sequence ATGCGGATGACGTTTGCCCGTGGGGCGCTGGGCCTGCTGGCCCTGTGGATGGGGGGCGCGGCCCAGGGCTTGACGCTGCAGCAGTTCTCGCCCCAGGGCGAGGTGGCGCAAATCCGCCAGGTGGTGGCCCAGTTTGACGCCCCGGCCGTGCGCCTGGGCGACCCGCTGGCGCCCGCGCCCTTTGCCATCCGCTGCGACGATGCCCAGGCCAGCCAGGGCCAGGGGCGCTGGAACAGCGAGCGCGAATGGGTGTTCCAGTTCGCTGCCGACCTGCCGCCCGGCACGCGCTGCACGGCGCAACCAACGACAAGCTTCAAATCGCCCTCTGGCGCGCTCTGGGAGCGCGCGAGCAGCTATAAATTTAATAGCGGTGGCCCCTTCGTCAAGCAGCTGCTCCCAAGCATGTACGAGAGCATTGATGAGGAGCAGTACTTCATCTTGCAGCTCAACGGCCCGGCCAGCAGCGCCAGCGTGCAAAGCAACGTCTGGTGCCAGCTCGACGGCGTGGGCGAGCGTGTGCCGGTGCGCCTGATCGAGGGCAAGGAGCGCGCTGCCTTGCTGCAAGAACAAGGCTTGGCCGCACGCGCTGACAAAGCGCCGCTGCAATACGCCACCCTGGCCTGCCAGCGCCGCCTGACGGCGGGCACGCGCATGGCGCTGGTCTTTGGCGCCGGCGTGGCCACGCCCAGCGGCGTGCTCAACCGGGTGGAAAAGCGCTTTGCATACCACGTGCGCGCGCCGTTCACCGCCGAATTTTCCTGCGAGCGCGAAAACGCCCAGGCCGCCTGCCTGCCGATCCGGCCACTGCGCCTGACGTTCAGCGCCCCGGTGGCGCGCAAGCTGGCGCAGGGCGTGCGCCTGAAGTCGGCGCAAGAGACGCTCAGCCCCCAGCTGCCCAGCGACGAGGCGGCAGACGCCCTGGTGACGGCGCTGGAGTTCCCCGCCCCCCTGCCGGCGCAAACACGCTTTGAGCTGCAGCTGCCCGCTGGCATGAAAGACGCCGCTGGCCGCAGCCTGGCCAACGCCGCCAGCTTTCCGCTGCCCGTGGCCACGGGGGCGCTGCCGCCGCTGGCCAAATTTGCCGCCGCGCCATTTGGCATCGTCGAGCGCTTTGCCGAAGGCGCACCCGCCGAGAACCCGCCGGCGCTGCTGCCGGTGACGCTGCGCAAGGTCGAGGCCGATTTGCCGCTGCAGGCGCTGGCGCTGCAAACCCTGCAGCCGCAAAGCGACGCCGACATCATCGCCTGGCAACGCAAGCTCGTGCGCTACAACAACGCGCAGATCGAACGCAGCCAGGCGCGCAAAGACAGCAAAACCCCGCTGCCCGCCGTACTGCACGATGAAGATAAAGACTGGGTACAAACGCGCATGGTGGCGCTGCTCGCCGGCCAGGGTGGGGTCAAAAAACTGCAGTTGCCGCGCCCGGACAAGGCCGACCCGCGCCCGTTCGAGGTCGTGGGCATCCCGCTGCCGGTGGGCTTTTCGGTGGTGGAGATCGCCTCGCCGCTGCTGGGGCAATCGCTGCTCGATGCGCGCCACGGCGCGCAGCGCACCATGTACGTGCGCAGCTCCGCCTTGGTCACCAACCTGGCCGTGCATTTCAAGCTTGGGCGTGAAAATTCCGCCGCCTGGGTGACCACGCTCGACAAGGGCCAGCCCGTGGCCGGGGCGCAGGTGCAAGTCTCAGACTGCCAGGGCAAGCTGCTGCTCAAGGCCCAGACCGACGCCCAGGGCCTGGCGCGCCTGGACGGCCTCTCGCCCGAGCCGCCCCATTGCCAGGGCGTCGATGGCGACGATGGCTGGCGCAGCGCCTACTTCATCAGCGCCCGCGCCGAGAACGAGGGTGCGCCCGACATGGCCTTTACCTGGAGCGACTGGCAGCGCGGCATCGAGCCCTGGCGCTTTCATGTGCCCACCAGCAACAGCCGCCAGCCCGACCAGGTGGCGCACACCATTTTTGACCGCACCTTGCTGCGTGCGGGCGAGACGGTGTCGATGAAGCACCTGCTGCGCACGCAAACCGGCCAGGGCCTGGGCCTGCCCCAGGGCAACCCCGAAACCCTGCTCATCACCCACATCGGCAGCGGTCAGGAATACCGCCAGCCCCTGGCCTGGCGCGCCACGCCCACGGGCGGGCGCAGCGCCCAGAGCCAATGGCAAATTCCACCCGCCGCCAAGCTTGGGCAGTACCAGGTGGCGCTGCAGCGCGGCGACGAGACGCTCGAATCGGGGAGCTTTCGCGTGGAGGAGTTTCGCCTGCCCGTGCTGCAAGGGCGCATCAGCGCGGCCACCCAGGGCCCCTTGGTGCGCCCGCGCAGCCTGCCTGTTGCGGTGCAGGTGGGCTATGTGGCCGGCGGCGGCGCGGCGCAGCTGCCGGTGCGTGTCTCGGCCCTGATCCGCCATAAAACCCTGGATTTTTCCGACTTTGACGCCTTCTCTTTCCAGCCACCGCGCCAGCGCCACGAACGCGCCACGCGCAGCGACGACGAGGAGGGCAGCGCGAGTGCCGACAGCCGCGTGGTGGCCGACAAACTGCCCCTGACGCTGGACAAGAACGGCGGCGGCCAAGTCACCATCGAGGCCCTGGCGCCCGCCCCGGCGGCGCGCGAGCTGCTGCTCGAAGCGAGCTACGCCGACCCCAACGGCGAGGTGCAAACCCTGCGCAACACCCAGACCCTGTGGCCCGCAGCGGTGGTCGCCGGCATCAAAACCGAAGGCTGGGCCGCCAACGGCGCTCGCGTGCGCTTTCAAGCCCTGGCCCTGGGGCTTGACGGCAAACCCCAGGCCGGTGTGCCCCTGGCCGTGCAGGCCATTGCCCGCAGCACCACCAGCACGCGCAAGCGCATGGTGGGGGGCTTTTACAGCTACGACAACCAGGAGCAGACCAAAGACCTGGGCACTATTTGCACCGGCCAGAGCGACAGCCGGGGCCTGCTGCTGTGCGAGGCCAAGATGGACGAAGCCGGCGAGGTCGAACTCGTCGCTACCGCCCGCGACAAGGACGGCAACGAGGCCCAGGCCGCCGCCTCCGTCTGGGTCACGCGCCGGGGCGAACTGTGGTTTGGCGGCGAAGACCACGACCGCATCGACCTGCTGCCCGAGAAAAAAAGCTACCAACCCGGCGAGGTGGCGCGCTTTCAGGTGCGTATGCCGTTTCGCTACGCCACGGCGCTGGTGAGCGTCGAGCGCGAAGGCATCCTGAGCCAGCAGGTGGTGCAGCTCAACGGCAAAGACCCCACCGTGCAGCTCAAGGTGGAAGAAGGCTGGGGCCCCAACGTGTACGTGAGCGTGCTCGCCCTGCGCGGGCGCCTGCGCGAAGTGCCTTGGTACAGCTTCTTCACCTGGGGCTACAAAGCGCCGCGTGAATGGTGGACCGCGTTTTGGTACGAGGGCAAGGAATACGTCGCCCCGACCGCGCTGGTCGATCTGGCCAAGCCCGCCTACCGCCTGGGGCTGGCAGAAATCCGCGTCGGCACCCAGGCCCACCAGTTGCAGGTGCAGGTGCAGACCGACAAGGAAAGCTACAGCGTGCGCGGAAGAGCGCAGGTGACCATACGCGCCAAGCTGCCCAACGGCCAGCCGGCGGCCAACGCCGAGGTGGCGCTGGCCGCCGTCGATCAGGCGCTGCTCGAACTCATGCCCAACACCAGTTGGGATGTGCTGGACGCCATGCTGGTGCGCCGCAGTTGGGGCGTAGAGACATCGACCGCGCAGATGGAAATCATTGGCCGGCGCCACTACGGCAAAAAAGCCGTGCCCGCAGGCGGCGGCGGCGGCCGCGCGCCCACGCGCGAGCTGCTCGACACCCTGCTGCTGTGGCAGCCCGCCATCCGCCTGGACGCCCAGGGCCAGGCGCAGGTGACCGTGCCGCTCAACGACGCGCTCACGGGCTTTGAAATCGTCGCCGTGGCCGACGCCGGCACCGGCCTGTTTGGCACGGGCCGCACCCATATCCGCGCCACGCAAGACCTGCAAATCATCAGCGGCCTGCCGCCCCTGGTGCGCGAGGGCGACCAGTTCCGCGCCCAAATCACGCTGCGCAACACCACCAAGGCCGCCATGCAGGTGCAAGTCACGCCCCGCGCCAGCCTGCTGGAGCTGGCAGCGCAAAGCGTGGACATCCCGGCGGGCGAGGCCCGCGAGCTGGCCTGGGACGTGACGGCGCCACAGCAACTGGGCCAAACCCGCGCCCAGGCGCTGCTGTGGGAGGTGGCGGCGCGCGACAGCCGCTCGGGCGCGCAAGACGCGCTCAAGATCAGCCAGCGCATCATCCCCGCCGTACCGTTGGCCGTGCAGCAGGCCACGCTGGTGCAGCTCGATGCGCCCCTGAGCCTGGCCGTGGCCCCGCCTGCGGGCGCTTTGCCAGGGCGCGGCGGCCTGCAACTGGCGCTGCAGCCCACGCTGGCCGAGGGCCTGCCCGGCGTGCGCGACTGGTGGGCCAACTACCCGTTTGCCTGCCTGGAGCAAAAAACCAGCAAAGCCATTGGCCTGCGCGACCCGCAGTTGTGGCAGCAGGTGGCGGCGCAGTTGCCCACCTACCTCGACGGCGACGGCCTGGCCCACTACTTTCCGCCGCGCGACGGCCAGGCCAACCGGGGCAGCGACACCCTGACCGCCTACCTGCTGGCGGCCACGCACGAGGCGGCGCAGCTCAACCCCGCTTTTGCCCTGCCCGACGCCGCCCGCGCCGCCATGGAAAACGGCCTGATCGCTTTTGTAGAGGGCCGCATCGAGCGCAACTTCTGGAGCCCTCGCAAAGACCTGGAGCTGCGCAAACTCGCCGCCATCGAGGCACTCTCGCGCAGCGGCCGGGCGCAGGCGCGGATGCTATCGAGCATCACCATCGCCCCCAACCAATGGCCCACGCACGCCGTCATTGACTGGCTCAACATCCTGCGCCGTATGCCCCAGTTGCCCCAGCAGGCCCAGCGCCTGGCCGAGGCCGAGAGCATCTTGCACGCCCGCCTGAGCTACCAGGGCAGCAAGCTGGTGTTCAGCACCGAATCTGACGACCAGTGGTGGTGGCTGATGCAAAGCGGCGACGCCAACAGCGCCCGCCTGCTGCTCGCTGTGCTCGACCAGCCCGGCTGGAAGGACGAGATTGGGCGCATCGCCAGCGGCTTCATCGCCCGCCAGCAAGGCGGCGCCTGGCAGACCACCACCGCCAACTTCTGGGGCGCGCTGGCGCTCGAACGCTTGAGTGCCGCACTCGAAGCCACCCCCGTCACCGGCCAAACCCGCGCCAGCTTGGGCAGCGCCCAGGCCAGCGTCGATTGGGCCAAGGTGCGGCGCGTGCCCGCCAACGACGCCAGCGGCACGCCCCACCAGGGCAAAACCTTTGGCGCACCCGCCGCGCCGGGCATGTGGCAGGGCAACACCCTGTTCCTGCCCTGGGATGCAGCCGCCGGCAAAGAGGCCGGCAAAGAGGCCCGCCTGGAAGTGAGCCAGCAAGGCAGCGGCAAGCCCTGGCTCACGCTGCAATCGCTCGCTGCCGTGCCGCGCACCGCGCCGGTGAACGCGGGCTACAGCCTGCGCAAAACCATCACCCCCGTGGAGCAGGGCGACAAAAACCTGCCGCCCGGCCAGTACCAGCGCGGCGACGTGCTGCGCGTGACGCTCGAACTCGACGCCAGCGCCGACATGACCTGGGTCGCTATTACCGACCCCATCCCGGCGGGCGCCACCATCCTCGGCAGCGGCCTGGGGCGCGATTCAGAAATCGCCACCCAGGGCGAAAAAGTGGGCGGCGCAGGCTGGCCCGCGTTCGAGGAGCGCAGCTTTGAGTCCTACCGCAGCTACTACGAGTACCTGCCCAAGGGCAAAACCACGCTGCAATACACGCTGCGCCTGAACAACGCGGGCGACTTCCAACTGCCCCCCACCCGCGCCGAGGCGCTGTACGCGCCCGAGATGTTTGGCGAGCTGCCCAACGCGCGGGTGCGGGTGGTGCAGGGCACACCCTGA
- a CDS encoding tripartite tricarboxylate transporter substrate-binding protein, which produces MHRSRRHLLQALAAWAAAPGWARASGQPLRLLIGYPPGGATYSLGRWLQAGLQQHLARPVLLDVRPGANGMNAVLALKNAVPDGRTLLLSHDHAVSILPLLSPQAGWTPGRELVPVAGIGNFANALVLSADTPAHSWLEYVHWLRREHDGHGVIGVPAAPSAPYFLAQWIGQQAGLEIEIVPYRGGAPLLSDLRSHQIVAGLGALPDFIDSHRAGKIRCIAVQGGPRQAVLPEVPSFSEWGLPTVASLPFYGLYAPPGTPAAALAPLSKALAALLQDSASRTRLQASGLNVDFMLAAQLQAHEKAHRKAWRTIIDLQRA; this is translated from the coding sequence ATGCACCGCTCGCGCCGCCACCTTTTACAGGCCCTGGCGGCCTGGGCGGCGGCGCCTGGCTGGGCGCGGGCCAGTGGGCAGCCGCTGCGCCTGCTCATTGGCTACCCGCCCGGGGGCGCCACGTACAGCCTGGGCCGTTGGCTGCAAGCAGGTCTGCAACAGCACCTGGCCCGCCCCGTGTTGCTGGACGTGCGCCCCGGCGCCAACGGCATGAATGCGGTGCTGGCGCTCAAAAACGCCGTTCCCGACGGGCGCACGCTGCTGCTGTCGCACGACCATGCGGTCTCCATCCTGCCCCTGCTCAGCCCCCAGGCCGGCTGGACGCCCGGGCGTGAGCTGGTGCCCGTCGCCGGCATTGGCAACTTTGCCAATGCCCTGGTGCTCTCGGCCGATACGCCAGCGCATTCGTGGCTGGAATACGTGCACTGGCTGCGCCGCGAGCACGACGGCCATGGCGTGATCGGAGTGCCGGCAGCGCCTTCGGCCCCTTATTTTTTGGCGCAGTGGATAGGCCAGCAGGCCGGCCTGGAGATCGAGATCGTGCCCTACCGGGGCGGTGCGCCGCTCTTGTCGGACCTGCGCAGCCACCAGATCGTCGCTGGCCTGGGGGCGCTGCCCGACTTCATCGACAGCCACCGTGCCGGCAAAATCCGCTGCATTGCCGTGCAGGGTGGCCCGCGCCAAGCGGTGTTGCCCGAGGTGCCCTCGTTCTCCGAATGGGGTCTGCCCACCGTCGCCAGCCTGCCGTTTTACGGCCTGTACGCGCCGCCGGGCACGCCGGCAGCGGCGTTGGCACCACTGAGCAAGGCACTGGCCGCTTTGCTCCAAGACAGTGCCAGCCGCACGCGCTTGCAGGCCAGCGGGCTGAATGTGGATTTCATGTTGGCGGCGCAGCTGCAGGCGCACGAAAAAGCGCACCGCAAAGCCTGGCGCACAATCATCGACCTGCAGCGCGCTTGA
- the argH gene encoding argininosuccinate lyase, translating into MTTSQASLPSSQPSADQLATKAQAWSALFSEPMSDLVKRYTSSVFFDKRLWQADIAGSLAHAQMLAAQGIIGAQDLADIERGMAQITQEIESGAFEWKLDLEDVHLNIEARLTQLVGDAGKRLHTGRSRNDQVATDVRLWLRGEIDLIGGLLTDLQKALVEVAAQNVDVILPGFTHLQVAQPVSFAHHLLAYVEMFARDAQRMQDVRRRTNWLPLGSAALAGTTYPLDRERVAKTLGMDGVCQNSLDAVSDRDFAIEFTAAASLCMVHVSRLSEELIIWMSQNFGFIKIADRFTTGSSIMPQKKNPDVPELARGKTGRVVGHLMGLITLMKGQPLAYNKDNQEDKEPLFDTVDTLKDTLRIFAEMVGGQVNPATGAKEGGITVNAQAMEAAAQKGYATATDLADYLVKKGLPFRDAHETVAHAVKAAQSHGCDLSELPLAVLQGFHASIDKDVYEVLSLRGSLGARNTLGGTAPAQVRVQLARHGARLAG; encoded by the coding sequence CCAGCGTGTTTTTCGATAAACGCCTGTGGCAGGCCGACATCGCCGGCAGCCTGGCGCACGCCCAGATGCTGGCGGCGCAGGGCATCATCGGCGCGCAAGACCTGGCGGACATCGAGCGCGGCATGGCGCAGATCACGCAAGAGATCGAGTCTGGCGCCTTCGAGTGGAAGCTCGACCTCGAAGACGTGCACCTGAACATCGAGGCGCGCCTGACCCAGCTCGTGGGCGACGCCGGCAAGCGCCTGCACACGGGCCGCAGCCGCAACGACCAGGTGGCCACCGACGTGCGCCTGTGGCTGCGCGGCGAGATTGACCTGATCGGCGGCCTGCTCACCGACCTGCAAAAGGCGTTGGTCGAAGTGGCGGCGCAGAACGTGGACGTGATCCTGCCCGGCTTCACCCACCTGCAGGTGGCGCAGCCGGTGAGCTTTGCCCACCACCTGCTGGCCTATGTGGAAATGTTCGCCCGCGACGCCCAGCGTATGCAGGATGTGCGCCGGCGTACCAACTGGCTGCCGCTGGGCAGCGCCGCCCTGGCCGGCACCACCTACCCGCTCGACCGCGAGCGCGTGGCAAAAACCTTGGGCATGGACGGCGTGTGCCAAAACAGCCTGGACGCGGTGAGCGACCGTGACTTTGCGATTGAATTCACGGCAGCGGCCAGCCTGTGCATGGTGCACGTGAGCCGCCTGAGCGAAGAACTCATCATCTGGATGAGCCAGAACTTTGGCTTCATCAAAATTGCCGACCGCTTCACCACCGGGTCGAGCATCATGCCGCAGAAGAAGAACCCCGACGTGCCCGAACTCGCGCGCGGCAAGACCGGGCGCGTGGTGGGCCACCTGATGGGCCTCATCACCCTGATGAAGGGCCAGCCCCTGGCCTACAACAAGGACAACCAGGAAGACAAAGAGCCGCTGTTCGACACCGTCGATACCCTTAAAGACACGCTGCGCATCTTTGCCGAAATGGTGGGCGGCCAGGTGAACCCCGCCACTGGCGCCAAAGAGGGCGGCATCACCGTCAACGCCCAGGCCATGGAGGCGGCTGCGCAAAAAGGCTACGCCACCGCCACCGACCTGGCCGACTACCTGGTGAAGAAGGGCCTGCCATTTCGTGACGCGCACGAAACCGTGGCCCACGCCGTCAAGGCGGCGCAAAGCCATGGCTGCGACCTCTCGGAGCTGCCGCTGGCCGTGCTGCAGGGCTTTCACGCCAGCATCGACAAAGACGTGTACGAGGTGCTCAGCCTGCGTGGCAGTCTGGGCGCGCGCAATACCCTGGGCGGCACGGCGCCGGCGCAGGTGCGCGTGCAGCTGGCACGCCACGGCGCCCGTCTGGCAGGCTGA